A window from Sus scrofa isolate TJ Tabasco breed Duroc chromosome 2, Sscrofa11.1, whole genome shotgun sequence encodes these proteins:
- the GRPEL2 gene encoding grpE protein homolog 2, mitochondrial isoform X2, translating to MNRQKKKRSLCRDGAYMSAGGNEKTHKSFQIQARPLPFSTATQRTAGEDCGSEDPPLRTERALKLRAVKLEKEVQDLTVRYQRAVADGENIRRRTQRCVEDAKIFGIQSFCKDLVEVADLLEKTAGCASEEAEPGDQKLVLEKIFRALSLLEAKLKSVFAKHGLEKMTPLGAQYDPHEHELICHVPAGAGVQPGTVALVRQDGYKLHGRTIRLARVEVAVESQRRL from the exons atgaacagacaaaaaaagaaaagaagcctctGCCGTGATGGAGCTTACATGTCAGCAGggggaaatgagaaaacacacaaaaGTTTTCAAATTCA GGCACGGCCGCTGCCTTTCAGCACCGCCACCCAGAGGACGGCCGGCGAGGACTGCGGCTCTGAGGACCCGCCGCTGCGCACAGAGCGAGCCTTGAAGCTGAGAGCCGTTAAACTCGAGAAGGAAGTCCAGGACTTGACC GTCAGGTACCagagagctgtagctgatggcgaAAACATACGAAGGCGAACCCAGAGATGTGTGGAAGACGCCAAGATATTTG GAATTCAGAGCTTCTGTAAGGACCTGGTGGAGGTGGCCGACCTTCTGGAGAAGACTGCAGGGTGTGCTTCTGAAGAGGCCGAGCCTGGGGACCAGAAGCTCGTTCTAGAGAAGATCTTCCGAGCGTTGTCGCTTCTGGAAGCAAAGCTGAAGAGTGTGTTTGCCAAACACGGCCTGGAGAAGATGACCCCCCTTGGTGCCCAGTACGACCCGCACGAGCACGAACTCATTTGTCACGTGCCCGCCGGCGCTGGGGTGCAGCCGGGCACCGTGGCACTGGTGAGGCAAGATGGCTACAAACTTCACGGCCGCACCATTAGACTCGCCCGGGTAGAAGTGGCCGTGGAGTCGCAGAGACGACTCTGA
- the GRPEL2 gene encoding grpE protein homolog 2, mitochondrial isoform X1, with protein sequence MGAGLRREGVPGPPAPPSRPRDPRPPDSEKPRPSTRAWCLSSRLKVPSPGRARPSPRLPRGFPRLHLFAGRPARERHEGTAATPPSAHTRRQPGACALRAGAHPPRRTRPGRAASGRGGGERAARSPGAGSAGSRGPRGSRARGGRREARRERARPAARGQCACAASSRAGNMAARCLWAARGRVRPLLAARAASDGRARPLPFSTATQRTAGEDCGSEDPPLRTERALKLRAVKLEKEVQDLTVRYQRAVADGENIRRRTQRCVEDAKIFGERFIHNKGICELKGTCSPCCTLLSKTPTPYPSWIPTGSPLVLLSWNVVK encoded by the exons ATGGGGGCCGGGCTTCGGAGGGAAGGCGTCCCGGGGCCGCCAGCACCGCCTTCCCGTCCCCGCGACCCTCGCCCTCCTGACTCTGAGAAGCCGCGTCCCTCCACCCGCGCCTGGTGCCTCAGCTCTCGGCTCAAAGTGCCTTCTCCGGGGAGAGCCCGGCCAAGCCCGCGCCTCCCGCGAGGGTTCCCGCGTCTGCACCTGTTCGCTGGGCGCCCCGCACGTGAGCGCCACGAGGGCACCGCGGCCACGCCTCCGTCCGCGCACACGCGGCGCCAGCCCGGAGCCTGCGCCCTTCGGGCCGGCGCCCACCCTCCGCGCCGAACACGCCCCGGAAGAGCTGCGTCGGGCCGGGGAGGCGGGGAGCGAGCCGCGCGGAGCCCGGGCGCCGGAAGCGCAGGTTCCCGCGGGCCCAGAGGCAGCCGCGCCCGCGGAGGCCGCCGGGAAGCGCGGCGGGAGCGAGCGCGGCCGGCCGCTCGGGGCCAGTGCGCGTGCGCGGCCTCCTCCCGCGCTGGGAACATGGCCGCGCGGTGCCTGTGGGCGGCCCGAGGGCGGGTGCGGCCCCTCCTGGCGGCGAGGGCCGCGTCCGACGGCAG GGCACGGCCGCTGCCTTTCAGCACCGCCACCCAGAGGACGGCCGGCGAGGACTGCGGCTCTGAGGACCCGCCGCTGCGCACAGAGCGAGCCTTGAAGCTGAGAGCCGTTAAACTCGAGAAGGAAGTCCAGGACTTGACC GTCAGGTACCagagagctgtagctgatggcgaAAACATACGAAGGCGAACCCAGAGATGTGTGGAAGACGCCAAGATATTTGGTGAGAGGTTTATTCATAATAAAGGTATCTGTGAGCTTAAGGGCACTTGCTCGCCATGCTGCACACTGCTTAGCAAAACACCCACGCCCTACCCTTCCTGGATCCCCACAGGCTCTCCTCTGGTCCTGCTCTCTTGGAATGTGGTCAAGTGA
- the GRPEL2 gene encoding grpE protein homolog 2, mitochondrial (The RefSeq protein has 4 substitutions compared to this genomic sequence) codes for MAARCLWAARGRVRPLLAARAASDGRARPLPFITATHRTAGEDCGSEDPPPRTERALKLRAVKLEKEVQDLTVRYQRAVADGENIRRRTQRCVEDAKIFGIQSFCKDLVEVADLLEKTAGCASEEAEPGDQKLVLEKIFRALSLLEAKLKSVFAKHGLEKMTPLGAQYDPHEHELICHVPAGAGVQPGTVALVRQDGYKLHGRTIRLARVEVAVESQKRL; via the exons ATGGCCGCGCGGTGCCTGTGGGCGGCCCGAGGGCGGGTGCGGCCCCTCCTGGCGGCGAGGGCCGCGTCCGACGGCAG GGCACGGCCGCTGCCTTTCAGCACCGCCACCCAGAGGACGGCCGGCGAGGACTGCGGCTCTGAGGACCCGCCGCTGCGCACAGAGCGAGCCTTGAAGCTGAGAGCCGTTAAACTCGAGAAGGAAGTCCAGGACTTGACC GTCAGGTACCagagagctgtagctgatggcgaAAACATACGAAGGCGAACCCAGAGATGTGTGGAAGACGCCAAGATATTTG GAATTCAGAGCTTCTGTAAGGACCTGGTGGAGGTGGCCGACCTTCTGGAGAAGACTGCAGGGTGTGCTTCTGAAGAGGCCGAGCCTGGGGACCAGAAGCTCGTTCTAGAGAAGATCTTCCGAGCGTTGTCGCTTCTGGAAGCAAAGCTGAAGAGTGTGTTTGCCAAACACGGCCTGGAGAAGATGACCCCCCTTGGTGCCCAGTACGACCCGCACGAGCACGAACTCATTTGTCACGTGCCCGCCGGCGCTGGGGTGCAGCCGGGCACCGTGGCACTGGTGAGGCAAGATGGCTACAAACTTCACGGCCGCACCATTAGACTCGCCCGGGTAGAAGTGGCCGTGGAGTCGCAGAGACGACTCTGA